In the genome of Actinomycetes bacterium, one region contains:
- a CDS encoding VOC family protein has translation MEIKELGHLVLYVRDLARSVHFYRDVLGWRPILGGGDDPLPIPVAAFSAPSGRTHHELLLIEVGQEAAALPTGRRVGMYHFGLKVGDSDDELRGALATLTANNVTVLGASDHTVTHSLYIADPDGNEIELYIDVPGVDWRNDPTLIAAPVRPLVL, from the coding sequence TTGGAGATCAAGGAGCTAGGACACCTGGTGCTCTACGTGAGGGACCTGGCCAGGTCGGTGCACTTCTACCGCGACGTGCTCGGTTGGCGGCCCATCCTGGGTGGGGGCGACGACCCGCTGCCGATCCCCGTGGCCGCGTTCTCAGCCCCGTCCGGTCGGACCCACCACGAGCTGCTGCTCATCGAGGTTGGCCAGGAAGCCGCGGCCCTTCCGACCGGCCGACGCGTCGGCATGTACCACTTCGGCCTCAAGGTCGGTGACAGCGACGACGAGCTCAGGGGTGCCCTAGCCACCCTGACGGCGAACAACGTCACGGTGCTGGGCGCCAGCGACCACACGGTCACGCACAGCCTGTACATCGCCGACCCGGACGGCAACGAGATCGAGCTCTACATCGACGTCCCAGGCGTGGACTGGCGAAACGACCCGACCCTGATCGCCGCCCCGGTCAGGCCGCTCGTGCTCTGA